A stretch of the Nicotiana tabacum cultivar K326 chromosome 6, ASM71507v2, whole genome shotgun sequence genome encodes the following:
- the LOC107766349 gene encoding RNA-binding protein 2 isoform X1 translates to MADAYWRVSDGRIQPASLPPVAGKRPRTEYDVSSRPEMPGYYGRNGEQGTHHAIRDTDPIEASYEQYLRSGQTSSYAGGESARSMGNGVTSHPIDDPRVMGIMGSEAVAAKSRTIGMGGVRPQIPLPPNASNTLFVEGLPANCTRREMSHIFRPFVGYREVRLVIKDSRHPGGHPLVLCFVDFVSPAHAATAMDALQGYKFDDHDRDSVNLRLQYARNPAARSGGGHRTRR, encoded by the exons ATGGCGGATGCTTATTGGAGGGTCAGCGACGGCCGGATACAGCCGGCTTCTCTTCCTCCGGTCGCCGGAAAACGCCCTCGGACCGAGTATG ATGTTTCAAGTCGTCCTGAGATGCCTGGTTATTATGGCCGCAATGGTGAACAAGGAACGCATCATGCCATTAGGGATACGGATCCTATTGAGGCATCCTATGAACAATACTTGCGAAGTGGG CAAACTTCCTCCTATGCTGGTGGTGAATCCGCGAGATCCATGGGTAATGGAGTAACCAGTCATCCTATTGATGATCCGCGTGTTATGGGTATCATGGGATCAGAAGCAGTTGCTGCTAAAAGCAGGACCATTGGGATGGGAGGTGTTAGACCACAAATTCCTCTTCCTCCTAATGCTAGCAATACATTGTTTGTTGAAGGGTTGCCAGCTAATTGCACCCGAAGAGAGATGTCAC ATATATTTCGACCATTTGTAGGTTACAGAGAAGTTAGACTTGTGATCAAAGACTCACGACAT CCAGGAGGCCATCCGTTGGTTCTTTGCTTTGTTGATTTTGTGAGTCCAGCCCACGCAGCTACTGCAATGGATGCCTTACAAG GTTATAAATTCGATGATCATGACCGTGATTCGGTCAACTTAAGGCTGCAATATGCTCGCAATCCTGCTGCTCGGTCAGGTGGTGGGCATCGCACAAGACGTTAA
- the LOC107766349 gene encoding RNA-binding protein 2 isoform X2 has product MLIGGSATAGYSRLLFLRSPENALGPNVSSRPEMPGYYGRNGEQGTHHAIRDTDPIEASYEQYLRSGQTSSYAGGESARSMGNGVTSHPIDDPRVMGIMGSEAVAAKSRTIGMGGVRPQIPLPPNASNTLFVEGLPANCTRREMSHIFRPFVGYREVRLVIKDSRHPGGHPLVLCFVDFVSPAHAATAMDALQGYKFDDHDRDSVNLRLQYARNPAARSGGGHRTRR; this is encoded by the exons ATGCTTATTGGAGGGTCAGCGACGGCCGGATACAGCCGGCTTCTCTTCCTCCGGTCGCCGGAAAACGCCCTCGGACCGA ATGTTTCAAGTCGTCCTGAGATGCCTGGTTATTATGGCCGCAATGGTGAACAAGGAACGCATCATGCCATTAGGGATACGGATCCTATTGAGGCATCCTATGAACAATACTTGCGAAGTGGG CAAACTTCCTCCTATGCTGGTGGTGAATCCGCGAGATCCATGGGTAATGGAGTAACCAGTCATCCTATTGATGATCCGCGTGTTATGGGTATCATGGGATCAGAAGCAGTTGCTGCTAAAAGCAGGACCATTGGGATGGGAGGTGTTAGACCACAAATTCCTCTTCCTCCTAATGCTAGCAATACATTGTTTGTTGAAGGGTTGCCAGCTAATTGCACCCGAAGAGAGATGTCAC ATATATTTCGACCATTTGTAGGTTACAGAGAAGTTAGACTTGTGATCAAAGACTCACGACAT CCAGGAGGCCATCCGTTGGTTCTTTGCTTTGTTGATTTTGTGAGTCCAGCCCACGCAGCTACTGCAATGGATGCCTTACAAG GTTATAAATTCGATGATCATGACCGTGATTCGGTCAACTTAAGGCTGCAATATGCTCGCAATCCTGCTGCTCGGTCAGGTGGTGGGCATCGCACAAGACGTTAA
- the LOC107766352 gene encoding codeine O-demethylase-like produces MELPIWDPIKHLPNALIVNVGDMMEIVSNGVYKSIEYRAVVNSNKKRLSLATFNIFNLDSKLGPAHSLIGPHNPAKFRSVRVEIFLQEYFARKLDGKSFIDCMKLEMKDDES; encoded by the exons ATGGAGTTACCTATTTGGGATCCTATTAAACACCTCCCAAATGCTTTGATTGTCAATGTTGGCGATATGATGGAG ATAGTAAGCAATGGTGTTTATAAGAGCATTGAGTACAGAGCAGTTGTAAACTCAAACAAAAAGAGGCTATCTCTTGCAACATTCAATATCTTTAACCTCGACTCTAAGTTAGGTCCTGCACACAGCCTCATTGGACCACATAATCCTGCAAAATTCCGAAGTGTTCGTGTTGAAATTTTTTTGCAGGAATATTTTGCACGAAAACTTGATGGAAAATCGTTCATTGATTGCATGAAGTTAGagatgaaggatgatgaatccTAG
- the LOC107766353 gene encoding oligopeptide transporter 6-like gives MAELPVNMAAANEADEDLCPIKEVDMTVPKTDDPTTPVLTFRMWFLGITSCVLLSFVNQFFWYRTEPLTISSTAVQIAVVPIGHLMAKTITKRLFFEGTRWEFTLNPGPFNIKEHVLITIFANAGAGSVYATHILSAVKLYYKRPLSFFPALLIMATTQMLGFGWAGIFRKHLVEPAEMWWPGSLVQVSLFRALHEKETRPKGGTTRIQFFLIALVFSFAYYIFPGYLFQMLSSFSWICWLAPKSILVQQLGSGMRGLGIGALGFDWTTISSYLGSPLASPWFATANVAAGFVLVMYLMTPLTYWFNVYNAKNFPIFSSSLFTLNGTKYNTEGVINSHFQLDIAAYNQYGQLHLSTFFAMTYGLGFAGLTATLVHVFLFHGREMWNRSREALKHKPDVHTRLMKSYKQVPMWWFHVVLVANMVLIFFTCQHYLETFQLPWWGILLAFAIALGFTLPIGIISATTNQQPGLNVITEYIIGYLYPGRPVANMLFKVYGYISMSQALSFVYDFKLGHYMKIPPRAMFMAQMLGTFISIIIYTITAWWLMDTIPNLCDISVLPDNSPWQCPMDRVFYDASVIWGLIAPLRIFGPLGVYPNVNWFFLGGAIAPVLVWLAHKAFPKQKWISHIHMPVLLGATAMMPPASSVNYTSWLILAFLSGYVVYRRWPHLWERYNYVLSGGLDAGTAFIAILLFLAIQSKDINIDWWGNNTDGCPLAACPTAPGISAKGCPAIF, from the exons ATGGCAGAACTACCAGTGAATATGGCGGCGGCCAATGAGGCTGACGAAGATCTGTGCCCCATAAAAGAAGTTGATATGACTGTACCAAAAACTGATGATCCTACTACTCCTGTACTTACATTCAGAATGTGGTTTCTTGGAATCACTTCTTGCGTTTTGCTATCTTTTGTAAATCAGTTTTTTTGGTACAGAACTGAGCCGTTGACGATTTCGTCGACGGCTGTTCAGATTGCTGTTGTCCCTATAGGTCATCTCATGGCGAAAACTATAACGAAGAGGTTGTTTTTTGAGGGTACGCGTTGGGAGTTTACGCTAAATCCAGGGCCATTCAATATAAAAGAGCATGTCTTGATTACGATTTTTGCAAATGCTGGTGCTGGAAGTGTTTATGCTACTCATATTTTGAGTGCTGTTAAGCTTTACTACAAGAGACCACTTAGTTTTTTTCCTGCTTTGCTTATCATGGCCACAACTCAG ATGTTAGGTTTTGGTTGGGCTGGTATTTTCCGGAAGCATTTGGTTGAGCCAGCAGAGATGTGGTGGCCAGGCAGTTTGGTTCAGGTCTCCTTATTCAG GGCTCTGCATGAAAAGGAGACTAGACCAAAGGGTGGTACAACTCGGATACAGTTCTTCCTCATAGCCTTAGTTTTCAGCTTTGCATACTACATATTTCCTGGTTATCTTTTCCAGATGTTATCCTCATTTTCTTGGATCTGTTGGCTGGCTCCGAAATCTATTTTGGTTCAACAATTGGGTTCTGGCATGCGCGGGCTTGGCATTGGTGCTTTAGGATTTGATTGGACGACGATTTCTTCATACCTTGGAAGTCCTCTAGCAAGTCCATGGTTTGCCACTGCAAATGTTGCAGCTGGTTTTGTACTTGTAATGTATTTGATGACTCCACTCACTTATTGGTTCAACGTTTACAACGCCAAGAATTTCCCTATATTTTCTTCCAGCCTCTTCACGCTAAATGGGACGAAATACAACACTGAGGGAGTCATTAATTCACACTTTCAGCTTGATAtagctgcctataatcaatatgGTCAGTTGCATTTGAGCACTTTCTTTGCCATGACATATGGTCTTGGATTTGCTGGTCTTACTGCTACTCTCGTCCACGTTTTTCTCTTCCATGGAAG AGAAATGTGGAATCGATCCAGAGAAGCGTTAAAACACAAACCAGATGTGCACACAAGGCTAATGAAAAGTTACAAGCAGGTCCCTATGTGGTGGTTCCATGTTGTTCTTGTAGCAAATATGGTATTAATCTTCTTTACTTGTCAGCATTATCTTGAAACATTTCAATTGCCTTGGTGGGGTATCTTGCTAGCTTTTGCTATAGCACTGGGTTTCACTCTACCCATAGGAATAATTTCAGCCACTACAAACCAG CAACCAGGTCTTAATGTCATCACAGAATATATTATTGGTTATCTATACCCTGGCCGCCCTGTCGCTAACATGTTGTTCAAGGTGTATGGGTACATAAGTATGTCCCAAGCTCTTAGTTTTGTCTATGATTTCAAGCTTGGTCACTACATGAAAATTCCTCCCAGAGCAATGTTTATGGCTCAG ATGCTGGGCACATTCATATCGATAATTATCTACACCATTACTGCTTGGTGGCTCATGGACACGATACCAAATCTCTGTGACATTTCTGTGTTGCCAGACAACAGCCCGTGGCAGTGTCCAATGGACCGTGTATTCTATGATGCGTCTGTTATATGGGGGCTCATTGCGCCATTGAGAATATTTGGACCACTTGGTGTCTACCCTAATGTCAATTGGTTCTTTCTTGGAGGAGCCATTGCCCCTGTACTAGTTTGGTTGGCACACAAAGCTTTCCCTAAGCAAAAGTGGATTTCCCACATACATATGCCTGTCCTATTGGGCGCAACAGCAATGATGCCTCCAGCAAGCTCTGTCAACTACACGAGCTGGCTAATTTTGGCGTTCCTCTCTGGTTATGTTGTTTATAGACGCTGGCCTCACTTGTGGGAACGTTACAACTACGTTTTATCTGGTGGTCTGGATGCCGGAACTGCTTTTATCGCCATTTTGTTATTCCTTGCTATACAATCCAAAGATATCAATATCGACTGGTGGGGAAACAATACAGATGGATGTCCGCTGGCTGCTTGTCCCACCGCTCCAGGCATTTCTGCTAAAGGATGTCCAGCCATTTTCTAA